The DNA window tTGGCATTTGTCCATgtctgcatgctcagtggctcagtcatgtctgactctttgcaaccccatgaactgtatcccaccaggctcctctgtccatgggcttctccaggcaagaatactggagagggttgtcatttcctcctccaggggatctgtctcCTGCAActctggcactggcaggcagattctttaccacttagccacctgtgAGGCTGGCATTTGTCCTTATACCCCTCATTTCACAAATATCAAAACTAATATTTCTTGAATACTTACTATATTCCTGGTGCTTTGTATACAACCGTCTCAGTTAACCCTCTAACAACCTAAAATAAAGATACTGTTATTATCACCCCCATATCATGGAGTAAGTACACTGGGGCCCAGAAAGGTTGAGTGACTTGCCCACAGTGACACAGCCAGCAAACAGCCGAGCTAGGATTCCAGGTGTCCAAAATCACCGACCTCAGTCACCACGCTGCAATGCTGCCAGAGAAAAGGCTGAAACCCGGCAGTTCTTACAGGGCCCCATCCTGCACTCTCGGGGGAGAGGGGGTGGAAATATTATGTCGGGGGAAGAAGACCACTGACAAGCCCGCGGGAAGCCCCCGGGATAACTCGTCAGGAAACTGGAGTGGGATTAAGGGCAGGATGCATGATCAAGAAAAGGTGGCATTAGAGTTGATACAGCACCGCACGCCAGTAACAGGTCCAGGCAACGACCAAGTCCCTCCAGTCTCGCGCTATAGCTAACCAGACCTCTCCTCTTGACCCAACTTCGCGTCATCACTGAGGCCTACCTGCCAATCCATCATCTCGGTCCTCATCTGCTCCGGTCTCGCAACTGCACTCGATTGGTCGAGCCGGGGCCAACATGGCGGCGCCCGTGTAACCCAGTCCCTACCGCGAAGGCGACGCGGCCTTGGCGCGGGTCCCTTGGGGGTCGGAAGTCACCATGCTGAGGGCGGCGTGGAGGGCGCTGAGTTCGATTCGAACCCAGGCAGTGACACATCCCCCAGTCCTCGGGTTTCCGGGCGGAGAGTGCGCCAAGCTTCTCTCCGTCCAGCGGGACCTTCACTCAAGTCCTGGAGGTGAGCTGAGAAGCCGAACAGCGAGAATAGGGAAATAGGATTTGGAGGAGATAGAGGGTATGAGGGGAAGGAGGCTACTGGGTGGCGGTGTAGCGGCAGGAGAAAAATGATGGGTGGGGAAGAAGTGAGGTGAAGTGGGAGAGACACGGGGCATCCCGGTGCCGAAGAAATGCGGCGACCACAGACCAGAATCGCGGCTAGATTGTTTAAGGAGACGGACCtcagccctccccctccccccgccccgcttTTTTTACGTAGGTCTCATCCTCCGGACCGCCCGCGGATATGCCACCCAGAAACCAGGTAGGAACTGGATTCGACTTGAGGCGGAAGAGAGATTCAATTGCCTGGAAGGCTTGAGGTGGCTACTCAGAGCCTCCCGGaggcgggggtggaggggtgaTGGTGCAGAGGTCCTGCGAAGAAGCCCACGCCCACCTTGCAAGAAAGTCACGGGCCTGGATCCTGCAtgaagggcagggggagaggaggatgggagCAGGAGCTTTTAGAGTGGGTGTGAGTGGAAATGAACCATTGAGAGGCAGTACGGGGCTGACACTACCGAGGCTTACCTAAAATACAGCGCTTCGTGTCCGCCCTTCCGAGGTGGAGAGCCTGCTTTCCCATCCCCAGGCAATCTGCATAGCTGTTCAGATCTCTCTTACTAGATCTTAATATTATTAGTGTAATGGCAGAGCAGGGTCAGAGTGGAGAGGACAAGTTGATCTCTGCCTTGTCTCTCCCTCACCTGCAAGAACACACCAAGGCTGAGGGTTTCTTGTGATCTCTGCCTGGTGTTTACATTTCGGACATCTCCTTAAGTAAGCCCCTCAAGTCATTCATGCAGTCAGCCAGCGAGTATTTGCAGAGTGCCTGTTGTGTGCTGAGCCACAGAACCAGGCTGCGGGGATGGGTGGGGGTGTATTCAGAGGGAGGCGAGCTCAGTCTGTCCACAGGAGGACCCATCCTGGCGGGACATCTGATAACTGTAGAGCCAGACAGGTGTGTGAGAGGCACAGGCACAGAACAGGGTCTTGGGAAAGGCCGTCTGCTCCCAGCGTGAACTGCCGAGGCAGATGCCCATAGGGTTTAGAGGAGAAGCTGAACCCGGAGCTGCCAGTGCCTTGCTTGCGACCCTGGACGCTTCTGACAGGGGGGATGGGAAGAGCCAAGGCCAGGAGGATGGACAGTGAGAGCTGATGCTGGGTGTTTCCCACCCCTGCATTTGACAGCCCAGCAAAGCCAAGACGACGACCCGCCCCCTTCCACGCTGTTGAAGGACTACCAGAACGTCCCTGGGGTTGAGAAGTAAGCAGGACGAGATCTCCCGGGTGAGGCAGAGAGCCCTGGGGGGGCTGGCTCCCAGGGAGAGGGCTGCGGGGTCTGAAGCCTGACTATGAAACAGGGCAGAGAAGCCCGGGCCTGGTGAGAGTGACTGGGCAGGCAAGCCAGATGGAGCATGCCTGCTGTTTTTATGCTCTGGGTAAAGACCCTCTGCCTTGAGATACCACGGAGGCACCACGCCTCACAGGTCTTTGTAGAAATCTTGCATCTCTCTGTCCTGTGAGGGAAGGCACAGTGTCTCCGTTTTGTGCATTATCAGACTGCCCAATGCCATACAGCTCCTAAGGCGAATCAGGGCTAGAAGACCAAAACCAGGCCCCTGTGCTCAGCCCCTGTCCTGTGCAGTGGGAGCTGGGCAGTCTCTCCGGCCCCTCCCACAGTGCAGTGTGACATGAGAAAGAAACAATGACTGTAGAATTGAAGTGTCTCAAGACCGACCGAGCCATATTCCAGCTAAAATGGAAATCTTCTTTTTGCCCTCCCTGAAATGAATCTGGAACACTTGAGCTGACAGCCCCAGTTTTCTGTTACCACATGGTTGCATGTTCTCAGCCTAGCAAATCAGATCCATGCTGACTTTTAATTCCtgagaaatggcaccccactcccagAGAGACTCCTGttgtaaaagaaatttttaacCACTCTTGATTttcaaactaaaatgaaaatagccttgcttccccttccccctttccctccACACCTGTCTCTCATTGCTGCGGTTTTTTCCCACAGGGTTGATGATGTTGTGAGAAGACTCTTATCTCTGGAAATGGCCAACAAGGTGAGTGGCCTTTGCCAAGCTTTGACCTCTCTCTGTCCTCTTCTGGGGACTCCCTCCTACCCTGGTAACATCCCCCAGTCCATGCTTCTCAAGTCAAAGTGCTTATCCCACTGTCATGCTGTATCCACTTGTCAGTACCCCAGACTGAATATCTCCAGGGCAAGGACTAAGGGTACAACTTGTTCCCTGTTGTACCCTTAGCACCTGACaaacagtaggtactcaataaaaatCTGATGCCTGCATGAGCGAGCAAGGTTTGGGGACATTGATCCAACATTCTTCTATCAGTGGCATTGGCCTTAGGCTCACCTAGATGTGAACAGCCCTGTGATTGGCCAGAGGCCATACCCTGATgagctaagtgaagtcagtcccTGAGCCTTGAGGCCTGGTTGCTATGACTGCAGCCCTTACTTGGAGGCATGAGGGCAAGTTGGGGGTGGCAGACCTCACAGACTCTCCCTCTCTATCTTCAACAGAAGGAAATGCTAAAAATCAAGAAAGAGCAGTTGATGAGCAAGGTCGTGGAAAACCCGAAGGACACCAGCTCCCTGGAGGCTCGAAGTTGGTCGCGGGGCCCTTGGGGAGTTGGGGTATAGGATAGTCTGCTAGCTGGTGCTTGATTCAGGTCCCTCATCTGCAGATACACTGGTGTTAGATGTGGCGTGATaaagagggagacaggaaggacCAAGGAACACTGGACTCTGTTTTCTGAGCTCCGTGATGTAGTCATATCTCTGTATGAGCTCAGGTGACGTTGCTAAGGAGCTTGTTCCTCTCTCTGCTCTGCAGCTAAGGTGGTGAGAAAGGGCGCGTGGTCAGGGCCAGCATCCCCACCGCGCCCTCTGCAGTGCTCCCAGGACTCGGTGTACTGCATGCGGGAAGGGCCTTCTGCAGTGACAGCCTCTCCTTGGGGCcatcttctgcttttgccttttcCCCTATCTCTGCAATACAGGCTTGAGCCAAACAAGAGGATACCCGAAGGAAGGATGTTCTGAGGCTCTAAGAGATGAATGGGAGCTGATAATTCTGAAAACTCATTAGCGAAAACACAGATAAGGGTGGCAGCTGGGGGGGAAGAGGCAAGGAGGAGACTCTTGACAGTTTGGGGATCTTCAGTTATTGCCTTAGCAAGGACCTCCGGGGCTGTATTCAGTCTGTAACCATGATAGCAGGCATTCCAGACTAAGTCCTGAATTTAATAGGAATGCTCTAAAATTTTACCATTAAGAATGCTGATTTGGGGGTTTGGGGTTTGGCAATGAGACCTTCATAAGATTAAGGAACTTCCTTTCCTCAGACTTTGCATTCTTAAAGGCAAGCTATTCCAAAGTCTTTTGAGCTCTTGAAATTCAGACTACTCTGGAAATGGTGGAGGGCTGTACAAGAGCTTTGGTGATTGTTATTCCTTGAGGTCTTAAAACATAACCGAGGTCTggcccttccttcctctgtgccCGTCTCTCATCCGCTGTGGTTTGTGGTTTCAGTTGTTGCCTTGACTGTCAAGATCCGCAGTTATGAAGAACACATGCAGAAACATCGAAAGGTAACCCTTGGGCCTCGCTCAGAGCTAAACGTCAGCAGctgtggggagaggagcctgagCACTGAGGGGCTCTGGGTCCAGAGAAGCAGCTTGAGAAGCCAGAGCAGCAGAGCACCCGCCCCTCAGCTGCAGAGGGAAACACACTTCCCTCCCGCCTCCAGGGGAGACAAGGAACCTTTCAGGGTGGGCTGAGTGTCATCCATGGTCAACAAGAGCACAAACTTCAGAGCAAGGGCAGTGTGTGGCACACAGGCGCCTTCAGTAGCTGTTGAGTGCATGAGTGGGGTCAGATTGCCCTGGGTTCAAAACTCACCTCTGCCACCACCACttga is part of the Odocoileus virginianus isolate 20LAN1187 ecotype Illinois chromosome 5, Ovbor_1.2, whole genome shotgun sequence genome and encodes:
- the MRPS15 gene encoding small ribosomal subunit protein uS15m, with the translated sequence MLRAAWRALSSIRTQAVTHPPVLGFPGGECAKLLSVQRDLHSSPGGLILRTARGYATQKPAQQSQDDDPPPSTLLKDYQNVPGVEKVDDVVRRLLSLEMANKKEMLKIKKEQLMSKVVENPKDTSSLEARIVALTVKIRSYEEHMQKHRKDKAHKRYLLMSIDQRQKMLKNLRKTNYPVFEKTCKELGIEYTFPPPYHRKVHRRLATKKALCIRVYQEVQKLKKQKRALKTAAAAAQKQGQRNPESPSEARPEAIKETQ